One stretch of Rosistilla oblonga DNA includes these proteins:
- a CDS encoding methyltransferase domain-containing protein produces MFQLRCTVRDCQELLEPCERGLACRAGHHFDQAKQGYWNLLQPQDKKSKNPGDSLDAVLARHRWLQRGHATSLIETLRPWVATVAAQTNQRTLDLGCGEGSFGPALFPDDADSYCGIDLSRRAIKLAARRWPEATWVLANADRELPAADQSVQRVISLFGRRPVSEIYRVLAPGGICVVAVPGEDDLIELREKVQQAGHRRSRWEMIADEMTDAGLEVVDRKHWHINVNLDPDAIADALAMTYRAVRHSQKSRLDVVQAMDVTLAADLLLLRRN; encoded by the coding sequence ATGTTTCAACTGCGCTGTACCGTCCGAGATTGTCAAGAATTGCTTGAGCCATGCGAGCGAGGCTTAGCGTGCCGCGCGGGCCATCATTTTGATCAAGCCAAACAGGGCTACTGGAATCTCCTGCAACCTCAGGATAAGAAGTCGAAAAATCCTGGTGATTCGCTGGATGCTGTTTTGGCCCGTCACCGTTGGCTTCAACGTGGGCACGCAACATCTCTGATCGAAACGCTGCGTCCGTGGGTTGCGACGGTCGCCGCGCAGACGAATCAAAGAACGCTTGATTTAGGGTGTGGTGAAGGATCGTTTGGTCCTGCCTTGTTTCCCGACGACGCCGATTCGTACTGCGGTATCGACCTGTCCCGGCGCGCTATCAAGTTGGCTGCTCGCCGGTGGCCTGAGGCGACTTGGGTGCTGGCGAACGCGGATCGCGAGTTGCCAGCGGCCGATCAAAGTGTTCAACGAGTGATCTCACTTTTCGGACGGCGTCCGGTTTCGGAGATCTATCGCGTTCTTGCGCCCGGGGGGATCTGTGTGGTTGCCGTGCCGGGCGAAGATGATTTGATCGAACTTCGCGAGAAAGTCCAGCAAGCTGGCCATCGCCGCAGTCGTTGGGAAATGATTGCCGACGAGATGACGGATGCCGGTCTTGAAGTCGTGGATCGGAAGCATTGGCACATCAACGTCAACCTAGATCCGGACGCGATTGCCGACGCGTTAGCAATGACGTACCGTGCGGTCCGCCATTCCCAGAAGTCTCGCTTGGATGTCGTTCAGGCGATGGACGTCACGCTGGCCGCGGACCTGCTCCTTCTGCGGCGGAATTAG
- a CDS encoding IS256 family transposase translates to MDPEVVSFRALFDQRSPLDEIVREGARRMLQAAIDAEVEAFIGMHSNRTDERGRRLVVKNGSLPERDILTGAGSIPINQGRVRDNDPDRNRLVTFSPSVLPSYLRKAKAIEDLIPWLYLKGISTGDFVEALQSLVGERAADLSPNVVCRLKEQWCTEYDDWSKRDLSDKQYVYVWADGIHAKVRLEDDANKKQCLLVLMGATPDGKKELIAVLDGYRESEQSWSELLIDLKQRGLKMAPKIAIGDGALGFWAAIRKVFPETREQRCWVHKTSNVLNKMPKSVQPKAKGDLHEIWQAETKDDANKAFDHFLEKYGAKYAPACVCLKKDRDVLLAFYDFPAEHWSHLRTTNPIESTFATIRLRHRKTKGSGTRRASLAMMFKLAQSASKKWRRLNCHEKITHVIEGRSFKDGIMQDEIAA, encoded by the coding sequence ATCGATCCCGAAGTGGTTTCGTTTCGGGCTCTGTTTGACCAGCGAAGTCCACTCGACGAAATTGTTCGCGAAGGAGCCAGGCGAATGCTGCAAGCTGCGATCGACGCTGAGGTCGAAGCCTTCATCGGCATGCATTCCAATCGAACCGATGAGCGAGGCAGGCGACTCGTCGTCAAGAACGGAAGCTTGCCGGAGCGGGACATCCTCACCGGTGCTGGATCCATTCCCATCAACCAAGGGCGAGTTCGCGACAACGACCCCGATCGCAACCGGCTGGTCACGTTTTCGCCCAGCGTGTTGCCAAGCTACCTGCGAAAGGCCAAGGCCATCGAAGATTTGATTCCTTGGCTGTACCTCAAAGGGATCTCGACCGGTGATTTCGTGGAAGCCCTTCAGTCGCTTGTGGGCGAGCGTGCCGCCGACCTAAGTCCCAACGTCGTCTGTCGGCTGAAGGAACAGTGGTGTACCGAGTACGACGATTGGAGCAAACGTGATTTATCCGACAAGCAATACGTTTACGTCTGGGCCGATGGCATTCACGCCAAGGTCCGCCTGGAAGACGATGCCAACAAAAAGCAGTGCTTGCTGGTGCTAATGGGAGCAACTCCCGATGGGAAAAAGGAACTGATCGCCGTCCTCGATGGCTACCGTGAAAGCGAGCAAAGCTGGAGTGAACTGCTCATCGATCTCAAGCAACGAGGCCTGAAGATGGCTCCGAAGATCGCCATCGGTGACGGTGCGTTAGGCTTCTGGGCGGCGATTCGGAAAGTGTTTCCCGAGACCCGCGAACAGCGCTGCTGGGTCCACAAGACGTCCAACGTTTTGAACAAGATGCCCAAGAGCGTGCAGCCCAAGGCGAAGGGTGACCTGCATGAAATCTGGCAAGCCGAGACGAAGGACGACGCGAACAAAGCATTCGATCACTTCCTTGAAAAGTACGGAGCGAAATACGCTCCTGCATGCGTGTGCTTAAAGAAGGACCGCGACGTGCTGTTGGCGTTCTACGACTTCCCGGCGGAGCACTGGAGTCACCTCCGAACGACCAACCCGATCGAGTCCACGTTCGCGACGATCCGGCTTCGCCATCGAAAGACCAAAGGAAGTGGAACCCGGCGAGCAAGCTTGGCGATGATGTTCAAGCTCGCCCAATCAGCATCCAAGAAATGGAGACGCCTGAACTGCCACGAAAAGATCACTCACGTCATCGAAGGACGTTCCTTCAAAGACGGAATCATGCAGGATGAGATCGCCGCCTAA
- a CDS encoding transposase: MTNARKRRRPEQIVKALAEGEAMLAAGKSAAEVYQKLGVVESTWMRWKKQFGGMKSDEAKRLRELEVENQRLKELLAEAELDKKMIAEGNF; encoded by the coding sequence ATGACGAACGCACGAAAACGGCGTAGGCCGGAACAGATTGTGAAGGCACTTGCCGAAGGCGAAGCCATGCTGGCAGCCGGTAAGTCCGCTGCTGAGGTGTATCAGAAACTTGGCGTTGTCGAATCGACTTGGATGCGATGGAAGAAACAGTTTGGTGGCATGAAGTCGGATGAGGCCAAGCGGCTGCGCGAACTTGAAGTTGAAAACCAGAGGCTTAAGGAGTTGCTGGCCGAAGCGGAACTCGACAAGAAGATGATCGCAGAGGGAAACTTCTAA
- a CDS encoding sodium:solute symporter family protein produces the protein MILTAIDYAIIGAYFAITIGIGFWFRNRASKDIAEYFVSGRSLPWWIAGTSMVATTFAADTPLAVTGLTIQHGLAGNWVWWSFALGGMITVFVYAKLWRRSGVMTDVELVELRYSGKSAALLRGSRAIYVALIVNPIIIGWVTSAMFIVLDETVLFELPASTLEQTVFGDNALSVRPWLIIAGTLMMVGVYGTLSGMWGVAVADALQFCLAMFGCIALAWLAIAHFGGASQLEAKVIENFGEGGTAAFDLIPDFTGANAWLPLHVFLLLLLVQWWATWYPGAEPGGGGFIVQRMAACKDERHSLLATLWFQIAHYCVRPWPWLVVALAALAMYPELRQSELADPAFNSGVGFPRVMRDLSPPGLRGLLTVTFFAAFMSTLSTQMNWGASYLVRDVYQRFMRPDATEKQLNRASRYASLIVLLAGGVASVLMFGQSVDAAWRLLLALGAGTGAVFMLRWFWWRINAWSEIVSMFGSLLFFLTVEPIALASGLVSADGGGPILGPEVKMFSVAVMTIALWVIVTWLTPPVDDATLDRFFQMVRPGGPFWKPVAERNPNVKVDTDIGLSILTALSATGIVYAVLPGIGNLIFGHYQAAALCGGIAAILTAIVAVLVKRLTRVDSHS, from the coding sequence ATGATCCTAACCGCTATCGACTATGCGATCATCGGTGCCTACTTCGCCATCACGATTGGGATCGGATTCTGGTTCCGCAATCGAGCCAGCAAGGACATTGCGGAGTATTTTGTCTCTGGACGGTCGTTGCCATGGTGGATTGCCGGGACGTCGATGGTCGCGACAACGTTTGCCGCAGATACGCCGTTGGCCGTAACTGGGCTTACGATTCAGCACGGTCTGGCCGGGAATTGGGTTTGGTGGTCGTTTGCGCTCGGTGGCATGATCACTGTTTTCGTTTATGCCAAGCTGTGGCGAAGGTCGGGCGTGATGACCGACGTCGAGCTCGTCGAGCTACGCTACTCGGGCAAATCGGCGGCCCTGCTGCGTGGTTCCCGGGCGATCTACGTCGCCCTGATCGTCAATCCGATCATCATCGGTTGGGTGACGTCGGCGATGTTCATAGTGTTGGACGAAACTGTCTTGTTCGAACTGCCCGCGTCGACGCTCGAACAAACGGTATTCGGCGATAACGCGCTGTCGGTTCGGCCTTGGTTGATCATCGCTGGAACGCTGATGATGGTGGGCGTCTATGGGACGCTTTCGGGAATGTGGGGCGTTGCAGTCGCTGATGCGCTGCAATTCTGTCTCGCGATGTTCGGCTGTATTGCCTTGGCATGGCTGGCGATCGCGCACTTCGGTGGCGCTTCGCAATTGGAAGCCAAAGTGATCGAGAACTTTGGCGAGGGCGGCACGGCAGCGTTTGATTTGATCCCCGATTTTACAGGTGCCAACGCATGGCTGCCGCTGCATGTATTTTTGTTGCTGCTGTTGGTGCAATGGTGGGCGACATGGTATCCAGGCGCTGAACCCGGCGGTGGCGGATTTATCGTTCAGCGGATGGCGGCTTGCAAAGATGAACGTCATTCGCTGCTCGCGACGCTGTGGTTTCAGATCGCCCACTACTGTGTTCGTCCCTGGCCATGGTTAGTCGTAGCGCTGGCTGCGCTTGCGATGTACCCGGAACTGCGTCAAAGCGAACTTGCCGATCCCGCTTTTAACTCTGGCGTCGGTTTTCCGAGAGTGATGCGCGACCTCAGTCCTCCGGGACTTCGCGGCCTGTTGACTGTCACGTTCTTCGCCGCGTTCATGTCGACGCTCAGCACCCAAATGAACTGGGGCGCATCGTATTTAGTTCGCGATGTCTACCAGCGGTTTATGCGTCCCGATGCAACGGAAAAACAATTAAACCGAGCGTCGCGTTATGCGTCGCTGATCGTGTTGCTGGCCGGTGGCGTCGCGTCGGTGCTGATGTTTGGCCAATCGGTCGACGCTGCTTGGCGGTTGTTATTGGCGTTGGGCGCTGGCACAGGAGCCGTTTTTATGCTGCGTTGGTTTTGGTGGCGGATCAACGCTTGGAGCGAGATCGTTTCGATGTTCGGATCGCTTCTGTTTTTCTTGACAGTCGAACCGATCGCGCTTGCCAGCGGACTGGTGTCCGCCGATGGCGGCGGCCCCATCTTAGGGCCGGAGGTCAAGATGTTTTCTGTTGCCGTGATGACGATCGCGCTGTGGGTGATCGTCACTTGGTTAACGCCCCCCGTCGATGACGCGACGCTCGATAGGTTCTTTCAAATGGTCAGGCCGGGCGGACCGTTTTGGAAGCCGGTCGCCGAACGCAATCCCAACGTCAAGGTCGATACCGACATTGGCCTTTCGATCCTAACCGCCCTCTCCGCAACGGGGATCGTTTACGCGGTGCTGCCGGGAATTGGGAACCTGATCTTTGGGCACTACCAAGCCGCGGCGCTGTGCGGCGGGATCGCCGCCATTTTGACAGCGATCGTTGCCGTTTTGGTGAAGCGATTGACACGAGTCGATTCTCATTCGTAG
- a CDS encoding IS3 family transposase translates to MNDRFVAAAEVMDSSNATATEVCQVLSLSRSSFYQFQKATERDESTRAEELAPIIIDIFWKHRRRYGARRISSELADRGIVVCRRTVAESLKMQGLKAIQPKSFQPKTTDSRHRLGYSPNLLLEPFELNAVNRLWVADITYIPMAERRFAYLSMIMDRFSRRLIGWKLDVAMTEHLVIGSLKDAIMIRQPGCELIHHSDRGGQYAGNRFRQILKRSSIRQSMSRAGDCYDNAFMESCFGTIKTELEMTEYETVAEGERELGSYFSYYNQDRKHSSLGYQTPTQFESTHPGQE, encoded by the coding sequence TTGAATGATCGATTCGTCGCTGCGGCAGAAGTCATGGATTCGTCGAATGCAACGGCCACCGAAGTCTGCCAGGTTCTGTCACTCTCGCGAAGCTCGTTCTATCAATTCCAAAAAGCGACTGAACGAGATGAATCAACGCGGGCAGAGGAGCTTGCCCCGATAATCATCGACATCTTCTGGAAGCATCGGCGGCGCTATGGGGCCCGACGAATCAGCAGTGAATTAGCTGATCGAGGCATTGTCGTTTGTCGAAGAACGGTTGCGGAATCGTTGAAAATGCAGGGTTTGAAAGCGATTCAGCCTAAGTCGTTTCAACCAAAGACAACCGACAGTCGGCACCGGTTGGGATATAGTCCGAACTTGCTTCTGGAGCCCTTCGAACTCAACGCGGTCAACAGACTATGGGTCGCCGACATCACCTACATTCCCATGGCGGAGCGTCGTTTCGCCTACTTGTCCATGATCATGGATCGCTTCTCGCGACGACTCATCGGATGGAAATTGGATGTAGCGATGACCGAGCATCTCGTCATTGGAAGTCTGAAGGATGCGATTATGATTCGACAGCCTGGATGTGAATTGATCCATCATAGCGATCGCGGTGGCCAGTACGCCGGCAATCGCTTTCGGCAGATCCTCAAGCGGTCGTCAATTCGACAGAGCATGAGTCGCGCTGGTGACTGCTATGACAACGCATTCATGGAAAGTTGCTTTGGAACCATCAAGACTGAACTGGAGATGACCGAATACGAGACTGTAGCTGAAGGCGAGCGCGAGCTCGGAAGCTACTTCAGCTACTACAACCAAGACCGGAAGCACTCGAGTCTTGGCTACCAAACACCCACCCAGTTTGAATCCACTCACCCAGGGCAAGAATAA
- a CDS encoding PIN domain-containing protein: protein MKPLYVVQCKNHEPTKAIPPQEIKDEVAKLEQTLHPVDFYIIATTARKSRNAQDAVLALNQRNNGQPPFKVEIHFWEDICARLDEFGKAVADFLVWGERTLEETLRTIQLLAANTSAFPDNASTVQVDATELHLEISTLFDQRKIVAVEHEIAKLADPETDSALSREERYSILRLKAKLAVEHLRFDEAARLFKLAHQACPEIPKAQQNYVFALELSGDRKTAFKEAEKLIDQNADSSYLVSLLIRNCENETDLDQYRSVIDDFAEKEEDVNLALVTKFLAWDEPESAEKAANRALTLSPTSAHALFWRGAVDHHCGMNGDWRLRADRLKNAISHYTKSLKACERDGYRGLLPEVLNHRARVNGFLGNRTEAERDYRRAVEVSEEQFLYAESAVSFFLQHGDFESAWEFVPLLSDSSNESRYLTGVIEYYHGPKSKKRELIEEFGELASINFDRAVDVRFHCVEWAIALQDYGLALEYAPNSFLESHPLQGNTLRAWIALESGDTEGSHQWANKAIESSSRSANRQEIAVLANLLMRIGSDEKALPLCEKASIPGVLNDDCKRLLECAQRLDRQDTLLRICSELRETDQQDNRIRRLEVELLSHYAPERAFSLAEEFTSHDHTYFSVARNYLAVQLGDPSQVKIDNEALPSPADFPPEEAYLVVTPYIEIGRYLDAIDFAYQQLRRYFSNERAHGQYIWVMLEYGESATIPSEQSTVTDQSAVQLQNLTTNEERWLIIEDDQPDTARNEVASSTPAAQSLIGKRVGDVVCVIGGSLQLQSETVTQVQHKYVRLFQETIANFQNRFPGSGAIQSIHLGKPDSPDTTPIVESLKGRQKHVKTVTDYYREKPCSLHLLGTSLGVNLYQLISLLAIRSDMFIRCVDCSPEDFDELASERRSQNRFVLDLSAIVTIALLNSWSKLPSNNEYLISRATKNTLAEWLAELEDGRRSKTYATLSDDGRFSIEDVPREHLDKELSDLRTAVEQIDSLCVIRDSMAISELDPKRRERYLDFLGICSLESLSVAKDEDALIWTDDLCVAIIGESDFGVKRTWTQQFLKSQELNGDIELATYRRQTAMLAAWNYAETIWSVGDLVAAGEKSGWDVAAWPFRECLALIGSCPLKNAQKAQVLFEFFGLLRRSSCVELKHSVIIQTALDHLGHAATVRWMLRRVDQAFPIDFPTAEFLKAEFAYWLRLR, encoded by the coding sequence ATGAAGCCGCTGTACGTGGTCCAATGCAAGAATCATGAGCCCACTAAGGCAATTCCACCGCAGGAAATTAAGGACGAAGTTGCCAAGCTCGAGCAGACATTGCACCCTGTTGATTTCTACATCATTGCAACAACCGCACGAAAGAGCCGAAACGCGCAGGACGCGGTACTGGCGTTGAACCAACGGAACAATGGTCAACCTCCATTCAAAGTCGAAATCCACTTCTGGGAAGATATCTGTGCACGTTTAGATGAGTTTGGCAAGGCTGTTGCAGACTTCCTTGTCTGGGGTGAGCGAACGTTGGAGGAAACACTTCGGACTATCCAACTTCTTGCTGCCAACACGTCTGCGTTTCCAGACAACGCGAGCACTGTACAGGTCGACGCAACTGAACTCCATTTAGAAATCAGTACATTATTTGATCAGCGGAAAATTGTTGCGGTGGAACACGAAATCGCCAAGTTGGCTGACCCCGAAACTGATTCAGCATTGAGCCGAGAGGAACGCTACTCAATCCTAAGACTCAAGGCCAAGCTTGCTGTTGAGCACCTCAGATTTGATGAGGCGGCGCGTCTGTTCAAGTTGGCGCACCAGGCCTGCCCTGAGATCCCGAAAGCACAGCAAAACTACGTGTTTGCACTTGAGTTAAGCGGAGACAGAAAGACTGCGTTCAAAGAGGCTGAGAAGCTAATTGATCAGAATGCAGACTCGTCGTATCTGGTCAGTTTGCTCATTCGCAACTGTGAAAATGAAACTGATCTTGATCAGTATCGTTCAGTGATTGATGACTTCGCGGAGAAAGAAGAGGACGTCAATCTCGCGCTTGTGACCAAATTCCTTGCCTGGGACGAGCCAGAAAGTGCGGAGAAAGCCGCCAATCGCGCACTTACTCTCTCTCCGACATCAGCACATGCCTTGTTTTGGCGCGGCGCTGTCGATCACCATTGTGGAATGAATGGCGATTGGCGGCTTCGTGCCGACCGATTGAAGAACGCGATCAGTCATTACACAAAGTCGCTAAAAGCTTGTGAACGCGACGGATACCGAGGTCTACTCCCCGAAGTCCTCAATCACCGCGCTCGAGTCAATGGATTTCTTGGCAATAGAACCGAGGCTGAGCGTGACTATCGACGTGCAGTTGAAGTCTCGGAAGAGCAGTTTCTCTACGCGGAGTCTGCGGTTTCATTCTTTCTGCAACATGGCGACTTCGAATCTGCTTGGGAGTTCGTCCCATTGCTCAGTGACTCGTCCAACGAGTCAAGATATTTGACGGGAGTCATTGAATACTACCATGGCCCGAAAAGTAAGAAACGCGAGCTTATCGAGGAATTTGGGGAACTTGCAAGCATCAATTTCGATCGAGCTGTTGATGTGCGGTTCCACTGCGTCGAATGGGCGATCGCACTGCAAGACTACGGTCTCGCGCTTGAGTATGCGCCGAATAGTTTTCTTGAGTCGCATCCGCTTCAGGGGAACACATTGCGAGCATGGATAGCTTTGGAGTCAGGCGATACTGAAGGTTCACATCAGTGGGCAAACAAGGCAATTGAGTCGAGTTCCAGATCTGCAAATCGCCAGGAGATCGCGGTTCTTGCAAACCTGCTAATGCGAATTGGAAGCGATGAGAAGGCATTGCCACTGTGTGAAAAAGCATCGATTCCAGGTGTTTTAAATGACGACTGCAAACGCCTTCTTGAATGTGCACAGCGACTTGATCGACAAGACACCCTTCTGCGAATTTGTTCCGAACTCCGCGAAACCGATCAACAGGACAACCGCATTCGGAGGTTGGAAGTAGAGCTGCTGTCGCACTATGCACCAGAACGAGCTTTCTCGCTTGCAGAGGAATTCACCAGTCACGACCACACCTACTTTTCTGTTGCTCGAAACTACCTGGCTGTTCAACTTGGCGACCCAAGTCAAGTCAAAATCGACAACGAAGCTTTACCCAGCCCAGCGGATTTTCCCCCCGAAGAAGCGTATCTGGTCGTAACGCCATACATCGAAATTGGGCGTTACCTCGATGCTATCGACTTTGCCTACCAACAACTACGGCGTTACTTCTCCAATGAGCGAGCCCACGGGCAATACATTTGGGTGATGCTGGAATACGGTGAGAGTGCAACGATCCCTTCTGAACAGAGCACCGTAACCGACCAAAGCGCCGTTCAGCTCCAAAATCTCACCACAAACGAAGAGCGGTGGCTAATAATCGAAGACGATCAGCCAGACACTGCTCGTAATGAGGTTGCGTCATCCACACCCGCAGCGCAATCGCTAATCGGTAAACGAGTCGGGGATGTCGTCTGTGTCATCGGTGGCTCCCTGCAGCTCCAGTCAGAGACAGTTACTCAAGTTCAGCACAAGTACGTACGACTATTCCAAGAGACGATCGCAAATTTCCAGAATCGGTTTCCCGGTTCAGGAGCGATACAGTCGATTCACCTTGGTAAGCCAGACAGTCCTGATACCACGCCAATCGTCGAGAGTCTCAAGGGACGCCAGAAGCATGTTAAAACGGTAACGGATTACTACCGTGAGAAGCCGTGCTCGTTGCACCTACTGGGAACCAGCCTTGGAGTCAATCTCTACCAACTCATCAGTTTGCTGGCGATTCGGAGTGACATGTTTATTCGGTGCGTCGACTGCTCCCCTGAAGACTTCGACGAGCTCGCTAGTGAAAGACGATCCCAAAATAGGTTCGTTCTTGACTTATCTGCAATCGTGACAATCGCCCTCCTGAATTCTTGGTCAAAACTGCCTTCGAACAACGAGTACCTCATTTCCCGAGCAACCAAGAACACTCTTGCCGAATGGCTTGCAGAACTTGAGGATGGACGACGTTCTAAGACATACGCAACGCTCAGTGACGATGGCCGTTTTTCAATCGAAGATGTTCCGAGAGAACATCTCGACAAAGAACTCAGCGACCTTCGGACGGCCGTTGAACAAATTGACAGTCTCTGTGTGATTCGAGATTCGATGGCGATCTCAGAACTGGATCCTAAGCGTAGGGAACGCTACCTGGATTTCCTAGGAATATGTTCATTGGAATCACTTAGCGTGGCGAAAGACGAGGATGCCCTGATTTGGACGGACGACTTGTGCGTCGCAATTATTGGCGAATCGGACTTTGGTGTTAAACGAACCTGGACACAACAGTTCTTGAAATCCCAAGAACTGAACGGCGATATTGAGTTGGCGACCTACAGGAGACAGACTGCAATGTTGGCAGCCTGGAATTACGCAGAAACAATCTGGAGTGTCGGTGATTTGGTCGCAGCGGGTGAGAAGAGTGGCTGGGACGTTGCAGCTTGGCCATTTCGTGAGTGTCTCGCCCTTATCGGATCCTGTCCGTTGAAAAACGCCCAAAAGGCGCAAGTGCTCTTCGAATTCTTTGGATTGCTTCGTCGATCGTCGTGTGTGGAGCTGAAGCACTCGGTTATTATTCAGACCGCACTAGATCATTTGGGGCATGCAGCTACGGTGCGCTGGATGCTTCGTCGCGTTGATCAGGCGTTCCCAATCGATTTCCCAACTGCGGAATTCCTGAAGGCAGAGTTTGCGTATTGGCTGCGACTACGTTAG
- a CDS encoding AI-2E family transporter produces MALAVVAVTFSIYWLRPVLVPLVVALIVVSGVSPILTTLERRLGVNRLIAAGLTFVFGVGLMIAFGVSVWMSMVDLNANSEMYRIRVQEIVDWAELRVEEIGSRIEEEVASFLPTKESAVDVTKSAGIVKANEPPARDASEFVDAFIRDGISIISQAFISLVSTCAIVMIYVFFLLIGTPTVGDDWPMVREIDQQIRSYLGLKTIISIFTGLAFGLALRMFGVPMAFTFGVLAFLLNFVPNIGPLVASLLPIPLILLNPEGSIGWMASAIVVTCGIQGISGNLVEPKIMGNSSDLHPVTVLVALMFWGMMWGVIGMFLATPITAAMKILLQRIDSTRPLADLMAGRFSANGDAEDRSLVV; encoded by the coding sequence ATGGCATTGGCTGTCGTTGCAGTCACTTTCTCGATCTATTGGCTCCGCCCGGTATTGGTGCCGCTGGTGGTCGCGCTGATTGTGGTCAGCGGCGTAAGCCCCATTTTGACGACGCTGGAGCGGCGTTTGGGCGTGAACCGGCTCATCGCCGCGGGGCTTACATTTGTCTTCGGCGTGGGACTAATGATTGCGTTTGGGGTCTCCGTTTGGATGTCGATGGTCGACCTGAATGCCAATTCGGAAATGTATCGAATTCGCGTTCAAGAAATTGTCGACTGGGCCGAACTCCGCGTCGAAGAGATCGGCAGTCGCATTGAAGAAGAAGTCGCTTCGTTTTTGCCCACAAAGGAATCGGCAGTCGACGTGACCAAGTCGGCTGGAATCGTGAAAGCCAATGAGCCCCCTGCGCGAGACGCGAGCGAGTTTGTCGACGCATTTATACGGGACGGGATTTCGATCATCTCTCAGGCATTTATCAGTCTTGTGTCGACGTGTGCCATCGTGATGATCTATGTCTTCTTTTTGTTGATCGGCACACCGACGGTCGGCGACGATTGGCCGATGGTCCGCGAGATCGATCAACAAATCCGTTCCTACCTCGGACTCAAGACGATCATCTCCATCTTCACGGGGTTGGCTTTTGGGCTCGCGCTTCGGATGTTCGGCGTCCCGATGGCATTCACCTTTGGCGTTTTGGCGTTCCTCTTAAATTTCGTCCCAAACATCGGGCCGCTCGTTGCCAGCCTGCTTCCGATTCCACTGATCCTGCTTAATCCAGAAGGCAGCATTGGTTGGATGGCGTCGGCGATCGTCGTCACGTGTGGTATTCAGGGCATCAGTGGCAATTTGGTCGAGCCGAAAATCATGGGCAATTCATCGGACCTTCACCCTGTCACGGTGCTGGTTGCACTCATGTTTTGGGGAATGATGTGGGGAGTGATTGGGATGTTTCTCGCAACGCCTATCACTGCGGCCATGAAAATATTGCTGCAACGCATCGATTCCACCAGGCCGCTTGCCGATTTGATGGCTGGGCGATTTTCGGCCAACGGGGATGCTGAAGATCGCAGTTTGGTCGTGTGA
- a CDS encoding transposase, with the protein MSKKPLKDTNKARRQFTDQFKKDAVQMLLDGHAASSIFDRLGLTGTNLLYRWKREQLRQSGPVASSLDSRVKELEAELKRVERERDILKKALSIFSRSD; encoded by the coding sequence ATGAGCAAGAAGCCACTCAAAGACACTAATAAAGCACGGCGTCAGTTCACCGATCAATTCAAGAAAGATGCGGTGCAGATGCTGCTCGACGGGCATGCCGCGAGTTCAATCTTCGACCGTCTCGGCCTGACAGGTACGAACTTGTTGTACCGATGGAAGCGAGAACAGTTGCGTCAAAGCGGCCCCGTTGCTTCGTCGCTCGACAGCCGTGTGAAAGAACTTGAAGCCGAGCTGAAGAGAGTCGAGCGAGAGCGTGACATTTTAAAAAAAGCATTATCTATTTTCAGCCGAAGCGATTGA